CGAAAGTCTCTCCTGACTCATAGTGTTTCTCATGTAGGTTTTCAATTGACGCAGGCAATAAAAAGTTCCTTTTGCATAATGCGCTGCTCATTGGCACAGTCAGGAACAACTTGAAGAGGTTACCGACGTTTACTAGGCTATCACCTAGACCTGATGCTTTAAAAGTGCTAATCGTTGATCGAAGCTGATTCCTTCTGATGGCATAACGTTGAAGAGGGACAGTTCTGCATTCGCATTCTGCATTTCTCCTCTTTGGGAAATCCATAGTATCGACAAAGAAATGCCAGGCCCGCTTCAGTGTGTGTTCTAGAGCCGAGAATGTTGTTCAGTGCGATTAGGCTTTCCATGTCATTTTCCTGAAACCGATCATGGATTTCTTGAACAGTTTTGTCCAGTACACCAAAATACAATTTGTTGTAGTAACCTATAGCTGAGTCAGCATCTGACCCAGTCACTGTCACTTTGCCGGACCTCCTCCATGGATGTTGTGGGCCTCAGTAGTTGTTTTGAGCGCACAAGTCAACCATATGCTTCCAGAGTTTTTGAAAGTTGCTATCTGTTCCCATTGCTAGCAGAGTAGAGACTGTGCTACTAGCTAGGCTCTTGACCATGGCATAATTTAAACTTGATGACTGTAGTGCTTTCGATAGTACATTGCATTGAATGAGAACTCATCGCATCAGaatgcagagaaacaaaaacTTGAAAGTCAGTTATTGATGTCAGCAGGCTGTTGGCTTGCCCACCGACTCGCATATCATTTTCTGAATTTTCACTGAGAGTGTCAACTATTGCCTCAAAGTTGTCAAGGATGCCCTTGAGTGCCTCAGCGCGACAACTCCACCTGGTGTCACAAAGGGCTTTCAGTGTTGCAGCTTTTCCAAAAATGCCGTCGCCCTGGCCCTGCATTGACTCAAAAACAGTGTGCCGTTTTGCCGAGCCCTCGATGAAGTTATAGAGCGAGGAAGCATTGGCCAGCATGTGTCTTACAGCTGTAATGCTGTGGCAGACATCCACAATGCAGAGGTTAAGGACATGCGAATGGCAATGTATGTACACTGCTAAAGGATTTTCACACAAAATCTGTGAAGCAACACCACTGTAAGCTCCCCGCATGTTAGCCGCACCATCGTAGCAGTGAGCTCTCAGGTTATGGATGTCAAGCTCAAGACTCTCCAGAACATTCTTTAAGAGCAAAGCCAATGATTCACCGTCTGTTCAGTCAGTCCAATAAAATCCAACAAATGCTTCACGCACAGCAAGATCTTTGTCAATATATCTTAACACCACTGCGACCTGCTCGTGCCTGCTAATGTCTTGTGTTTCATATGCAATGAAGGCAAAAACTTCTGCTTCACGCACCTGCTGGTTAATGTGGTCTTTAACTTGACTGGACATAATGGCAGTTCATTCTGGTGTTTGCAGTGAACATAGCTAAATGATCTCTCTCGCTTCTTGAATCAATTAGGGGGTTGTCAGTAGCTTTTAACTCCATCAACTCTACTTAACTCCATCAACTCAACTTTCTGCCTTCATTGTGACCACGAAGGGCAATGCCAGCTTggcaaaaaaagagcaaagtcTCACAAATTTTCTTCAGATACTGTCTGTCTTCATCAACTTTCTTTGCATGTTCACAGCTGGTCTGAGAGGCAACGCTTCCCGTTTTACGTGACTGTTCATATCCTTTCAGCTTTAACACTGCAGAAATGTGCGTGCCACTTTTCTGGTGTTCTTTGAATCTTTCGGTAGCTTTTTCCCAGTTGCCGAATCCAGTCATTTGAAACATGTCTGTCTTGCTCTCCTGGCTTCCAAATGTAcgacaggcaaaacaaaaagcCTGATCGGCTGGGGGACTGTATTCGAGCCAGTCGTAAATTTAATGCCATTCTTTCCTAAACTTTCGACCATCCTTTactggaaatgaaattaatggtTGATATGGCCCGCTCTCAATAAAGTTCACACTAATTTTTATGCCATGAATTGGATCTCGTTCTGATGGCTGCAGCGAGTAAGTTGAAATATGGCTAACCTCTTCAAAACGCTGATTAGCTGGGGTCGAGACTGGAGCAGAAAGGCTTGTAAGGCAGGTAATGGGTGCATGTCCTTGACACTTGTCTGTTCAAACTGCCGTTTTTCATCGGCAGCGTCagtttttggctttttaaagAAGTAGTCGTCAAGTGTATTGGGTCGTTTAGTCATTTCTAGGCAATGACCAACACGCCTTTACCGTATGATTAATTTCTAGAGAGAAACCTTACAAGCGCAGCCAATCTGCTTATTGTTATCGCTACTCAGCTGCCCCTAAGTGTCATGGAGATCAGTATCTTTAAATAGTGTATAGTTTTAACAAATGTCAACATTCCATAATTAAAGTGAGttgacaaatatttaaatatacaaatatacatgtaaacatCTATTAACATGGTTCTGCTACTGATTAATACATTAAGTCACACCACACTATTCGCACTTACTTCTAAATGTCCTTCCTGTTTTGCGTCTTCTAAAGtaaatcacattaatttttAACATACAAAATGAGAAAGCACATACTCATGTAGTAATATCTGTTTCTACTTCGTGCTTACTGTTGGTGACTTAAAAGTGCACATTTGCACTGTATTTCCTGAATGGGTATTATGGGAATATTATGAGTGGGTGCATGGTTGAAACCAGACAATTACAATTGTGCAATTACAATTGCAACTACATTCAACTGTCCTGTAAATATATTCTAAACACAGGCCTACTGCAAATATTCTTGAACATTCCTAGTGTCAACAGAGAGGATCAGACCAGGAACTTATACAAATTTGGGGTACAAGGTTACAACTTTAATTTTATTATGAATTACACCTTCTGTATGGTGAGTATCACCTTTTCTGTAACGCTGGTGAATTGCTTTTGTTAACGTGCCACTGCAGGGATGTGTGATTTAAGTGCCAGAGCATTTGTTGGCAAGATTAGAGGATGACTGCCAAGGCTCTGCCCAGGTCCTTTTTCAGATCGAGTGGTGTCCCCTCTTCCCCGCTTCTTTGTGACCCAGGCAGACCCAGGCCATTGTGATGCTTTACAAGGGATGTCACTGCCTTGTTTCCAcatattgatatttaatttgatttcatccTCCCGCAACGACTGTGCTAACCTTCAGCTGAAACCTGGTAGTTGAAGTTGATTTGTTGTGAAGCTAAAGAGTTGTTATAAACTCTATAATTGCATAATAAAATGATATAAGGTCTGTCAGTTAATCATGCATCAAAATGGCAATCTTTAAGTAGATGGGTACATGTAAGTTAGTTTTAAATAAGATCAAGGACAGGTTGTGTCTGCTAAACGTCCATAACCATAATAAACCATGTGCATAGGtttcaaatatgtataaatCTAACAACTTCCGAGGAACTGATTTGACACAGATTAATATTGGCCGACATTTTCCCAGGTCAAATGTACACACATCCTAATCACATCCTAATTCATGCATCATAAGTGACAACAGACACTCCTCCCTAGCCTCCCTATTTTAACAAGGATCAGCATAGGCTGGGAATTTGACAGCCTTGTGCACAGTGTTTAGTGAATCATTGTTTACATCTGCAGAAGATGTGTTCTAATAGTTTGAGTCAGCTACACATTATAGATAATGCCTATCATATGCGTTCATGATAAGCAGAGATTTCTGTATCACGTTGTGCATACAAAAAAGTTAGTGCAGCACCTATTGCTGATGGCTTATCCATACTCTAAACTCCCACACAGAAAAAGTCTGTGGTTACGTTAGGTAAAGAGAACGgaaaagatttgttcaaaaCAGATGGAAATGGTGCCTAGCTGCTGTTTAGCTGAGGATCTAATCACCAAATTACACTTTGCGGGTATGCAAACACACTCCATTGATAACCAAACAAACTCCACTGATACCCAAACACAATCTACAGTTACCCAAACACACTCCACCGAAGACAATTTTACTAGAGTTAGTTCTTCCCCTCAGGACATTGGttgtttgattttatgcacTCCCCATGAACTGATGTCTTGTTTTTGCTGGCAAGCGTGGCTGTGCTGCCAATAGACTTTAAATGGGACACAAAATTCCAGGACGCTAAGTCATGAATATCAAAAAGGCCTCAATTACGTACATGTTTAGTCAAGAGATTCTGAATCTTTCGTGCTGCTCTTTCtttgtattgtacattttaatgagcaAGGATTGACTATTTTATCTCCATTTAATATTGGTGTTGTGGTGTTACTAGTTTTTGTTCACAACAGTTTATGCCTGTACATACTAGCAAGAACAACAAACGCATCCCAGATTGTCATGGAATATATATAGTATAGGCCCATACATAGAGGCTGGTGAGACACAGTAGAAACAGGAGAGGCACTGATAATAGTTCTGAACCAATTTTCTGCAGTAA
This genomic stretch from Megalops cyprinoides isolate fMegCyp1 chromosome 1, fMegCyp1.pri, whole genome shotgun sequence harbors:
- the LOC118794519 gene encoding zinc finger MYM-type protein 1-like produces the protein MTGFGNWEKATERFKEHQKSGTHISAVLKLKGYEQSRKTGSVASQTSCEHAKKVDEDRQYLKKICETLLFFCQAGIALRGHNEAHCYDGAANMRGAYSGVASQILCENPLAVYIHCHSHVLNLCIVDVCHSITAVRHMLANASSLYNFIEGSAKRHTVFESMQGQGDGIFGKAATLKALCDTR